From Ruminococcus sp. HUN007, a single genomic window includes:
- a CDS encoding GldG family protein: protein MKKGMKINTIAWIAAAAVLAVAVPLNLIFTKADKTIDVTPFSAYSLSDSAVKSLSELDKPVNMTVLYDMDLLYEGSEPGEAEYMMADMFVKTMRQMEKFDKINLTEIDVVSEPGKVEELDPDNLMNLSAGDIVLECNGRKRSIQFMTLFKTNEQTGSVEFYGENAILGAISYLQSGITPTVYFTTGHDEAKPDTCNNLVGAVTGNNYAVKTLDIAAEKKIPEDALTVVMAAPQKDLTAEEKDIILDYASDGGNLSLFLAPVAAKTAFVNIEAVLATYQVEMNYNRIYETSSANCWKDDRYAILCQFVENDFTSALKSLQPTLFMPNSRSFYSTQSGDETEGTNSVKQDFLVSSIYDESTSYQYTAFDEIYGGNRADADYKSPGGQYLIALNAEDSARRGSKLFLSGSYDFLRDEFNSEIADAGAASLGPYLFLSAISWMDKVNSSDAFPTRVSATDYITIPDRKTGNIILVIMIALPVLIAASGVIVWARRHNA from the coding sequence ATGAAAAAAGGAATGAAGATAAATACCATCGCATGGATCGCTGCTGCTGCTGTTCTTGCAGTTGCAGTACCTCTTAATCTTATCTTTACAAAAGCAGACAAGACGATTGATGTAACACCGTTCAGTGCGTATTCTCTCAGTGATTCGGCTGTAAAATCTCTTTCTGAGCTTGATAAGCCGGTGAACATGACTGTTCTCTATGACATGGATCTTCTTTACGAAGGATCTGAACCGGGCGAAGCAGAATACATGATGGCCGACATGTTTGTTAAGACCATGCGCCAGATGGAGAAGTTCGACAAGATAAACCTCACTGAAATAGACGTTGTCAGTGAACCGGGAAAAGTCGAGGAACTCGATCCGGACAACCTTATGAATCTCAGTGCAGGCGATATCGTACTTGAATGCAACGGAAGAAAGCGTTCGATCCAGTTCATGACTCTGTTCAAAACCAACGAACAGACCGGAAGCGTAGAGTTCTACGGAGAAAATGCAATTCTCGGTGCTATAAGCTATCTGCAGAGCGGTATCACACCGACAGTTTACTTCACTACCGGACACGACGAAGCGAAGCCGGACACATGTAACAATCTTGTCGGCGCAGTGACAGGCAATAACTATGCAGTGAAAACTCTTGATATTGCGGCAGAAAAGAAGATACCGGAAGATGCTCTTACCGTAGTAATGGCTGCACCTCAGAAGGATCTTACTGCTGAAGAAAAGGATATAATCCTTGACTATGCATCGGACGGAGGAAATCTTTCATTGTTTCTTGCTCCGGTAGCAGCAAAGACAGCTTTTGTAAACATCGAAGCTGTTCTTGCAACATATCAGGTAGAAATGAACTATAACAGGATCTATGAAACAAGCTCGGCAAACTGCTGGAAAGATGACCGTTACGCAATTCTCTGTCAGTTCGTGGAAAATGATTTCACATCTGCTCTGAAGAGTCTGCAGCCTACACTTTTCATGCCGAACTCACGCAGCTTCTATTCAACTCAGAGCGGCGATGAAACTGAAGGAACAAACTCAGTTAAGCAGGATTTCCTTGTATCATCGATATACGATGAATCAACGTCGTACCAGTATACTGCATTTGATGAGATCTACGGAGGAAACAGAGCAGATGCAGACTATAAATCTCCGGGCGGCCAGTACCTTATAGCACTTAACGCGGAAGATTCAGCCCGCAGGGGAAGCAAGCTCTTCCTTTCAGGTTCATACGACTTCCTGCGTGATGAATTCAACAGCGAGATAGCAGATGCCGGTGCGGCTTCACTCGGACCATATCTCTTCCTTTCAGCGATAAGCTGGATGGACAAGGTGAATTCCAGCGATGCTTTCCCTACAAGGGTATCGGCAACAGACTACATAACAATTCCTGACAGAAAAACAGGAAACATTATTCTTGTAATTATGATAGCATTACCTGTACTTATTGCAGCTTCAGGTGTAATAGTATGGGCCAGGAGGCATAACGCATGA
- a CDS encoding ABC transporter permease, which produces MFSLFKKEVQSYFYSPLAYVISALFVLIYSLSFIQWITSLTKLNLQFSFPAIFYNQFFYFIFLVPMLTMKTFAEERRMNTEVLLMSTPLNVFKIVMGKFLACGVVFAMIMAFTFLYPILTAIYGEVRWGSLVCGYLGFFLWGMGCIAVGMLVSSFTENQIIAAIFGEAAMLVLWFMDRFSTIEWMQKKPVLSSLLAAVSPKSRFEGFATGIFRLSDVVFYITFIGVFLCWTMISVEKRRWSRG; this is translated from the coding sequence ATGTTTTCGTTATTCAAAAAGGAAGTGCAGTCGTACTTCTATTCTCCGCTGGCTTATGTGATAAGCGCGCTGTTCGTGCTTATCTACTCTCTCAGCTTCATCCAGTGGATAACCTCGCTTACGAAGCTCAATCTGCAGTTTTCATTTCCTGCAATTTTCTACAATCAGTTCTTCTACTTCATCTTCCTCGTTCCTATGCTTACAATGAAGACATTTGCCGAGGAAAGAAGGATGAACACGGAAGTTCTGCTCATGTCAACACCGCTCAATGTGTTTAAAATAGTAATGGGCAAATTCCTTGCCTGCGGTGTCGTGTTTGCCATGATCATGGCTTTCACTTTCCTCTATCCGATACTTACAGCCATCTACGGTGAAGTAAGATGGGGAAGCCTTGTATGCGGCTACCTCGGATTCTTCCTCTGGGGTATGGGATGTATAGCAGTCGGCATGCTTGTTTCCTCATTTACTGAAAACCAGATCATCGCTGCTATCTTCGGCGAGGCAGCAATGCTCGTTCTCTGGTTCATGGACCGTTTCAGTACAATTGAATGGATGCAGAAAAAGCCGGTGCTTTCATCACTGCTTGCTGCGGTATCGCCAAAGTCAAGGTTTGAAGGCTTTGCTACCGGTATTTTCCGACTTTCAGACGTTGTTTTCTATATTACATTCATCGGCGTTTTCCTCTGCTGGACTATGATCTCAGTTGAAAAAAGACGCTGGAGCAGGGGGTGA
- a CDS encoding DUF4340 domain-containing protein, which produces MIKRYMKLLIGLIIAAVIATGAYFGVLVKKNNDAKKAYEEIQKLKIFDFDPMDITSMSVKNSSGEYYFQLTGNGWEITKGEPFRFSADRIVEMATGMSQLNATKIVTENGGDDLSAYGLNDPVRLGFKLNDGKEYIAEIGKQVPGDSSWYLKTAGNDTIYIVSSDVKDSISAELDDMKDRLLFDASGTDDITHLKYIDHGTVIYDINKSGSEWKLESPFPQGEVNASSVNSITSMLIRAECVTFINEELTDLKKFGFDNPSYQIEVSSDKRSVNVIFGNYYDDARNYIYAYDRAIDQIFIFQTSELGFFGTKLEDILYKRLHQESFENISNFEMDILGTEINIEYNYVVAEGQTSSYKVNGKEINREDESVLETFNNMINAITGMCFDEVCETTLTNLKSQKPEAKIVYDIKDGKDYVLEFYKKDGDDSLLYIVENGVYTDTVIKKTSLENGILLYYKELTEKMK; this is translated from the coding sequence ATGATAAAGCGGTACATGAAATTACTTATCGGACTTATTATTGCAGCAGTTATTGCAACAGGCGCTTATTTCGGCGTACTTGTAAAGAAGAACAATGACGCGAAGAAAGCTTATGAAGAGATCCAGAAGCTTAAGATCTTTGATTTTGATCCGATGGACATAACCAGCATGAGCGTGAAAAACAGTTCCGGCGAATATTATTTCCAGCTTACCGGAAACGGCTGGGAGATCACAAAAGGCGAACCTTTCAGATTCAGTGCTGACAGGATCGTTGAAATGGCAACCGGAATGAGCCAGCTGAATGCCACAAAAATCGTAACCGAGAACGGTGGAGATGATCTTTCGGCTTACGGACTGAATGATCCGGTCAGACTGGGCTTCAAACTGAATGACGGAAAGGAATACATAGCCGAAATCGGAAAACAGGTACCGGGAGATTCCTCATGGTATCTTAAGACTGCAGGAAATGATACTATATATATAGTATCTTCTGATGTTAAGGACAGCATAAGCGCTGAACTTGATGACATGAAGGACCGGCTTCTTTTTGACGCTTCAGGAACCGATGACATCACCCATCTCAAGTACATCGATCACGGTACGGTCATTTATGATATAAACAAGAGCGGCAGCGAGTGGAAGCTTGAATCACCGTTCCCTCAGGGAGAAGTAAATGCGTCAAGTGTCAACTCGATAACATCAATGCTCATACGTGCCGAGTGTGTTACATTTATAAATGAGGAACTTACCGATCTGAAAAAATTCGGTTTTGACAATCCGTCCTACCAGATAGAAGTTTCATCTGACAAAAGAAGCGTAAATGTTATTTTCGGCAATTACTATGACGATGCCAGAAACTACATCTATGCATACGACAGAGCAATCGACCAGATCTTTATATTCCAGACTTCTGAACTCGGATTCTTCGGAACAAAGCTTGAAGACATTCTTTACAAAAGACTCCATCAGGAGAGCTTTGAAAACATCAGTAATTTTGAGATGGATATACTGGGAACAGAGATAAACATCGAATACAACTACGTTGTTGCTGAAGGCCAGACATCTTCATACAAGGTAAACGGTAAAGAAATAAACCGTGAGGACGAATCCGTTCTTGAGACATTCAACAATATGATAAATGCAATAACAGGTATGTGCTTCGATGAGGTATGCGAAACAACGCTTACCAATCTGAAAAGCCAGAAGCCTGAAGCTAAAATAGTCTACGACATTAAGGACGGAAAGGACTACGTTCTTGAATTCTACAAGAAGGACGGAGACGACAGCTTGCTTTATATAGTTGAGAACGGTGTGTACACCGACACAGTCATAAAGAAAACATCGCTTGAAAACGGTATACTTCTTTACTATAAAGAACTTACTGAAAAAATGAAATAA